From Phragmites australis chromosome 5, lpPhrAust1.1, whole genome shotgun sequence, a single genomic window includes:
- the LOC133920189 gene encoding epimerase family protein SDR39U1 homolog, chloroplastic isoform X2 yields the protein MGFPTPLKLKPPVGRYSPLATMAATRRFMRMRCALNSDDPSLLVPSMTVSITGATGFIGRRLVEKLLSDDHKVCVLTRSASKAASVFPASTYPGVTIAEEGDWEACVKSSSAVVNLAGMPISTRWSPEIKREIKQSRINVTSKVVNYINNADARPSVFVSATAIGYYGTSEIHSFDESSPSGNDYLAEVCREWEARAREVNQEDVRLVLLRIGVVLGMDGGALAKMIPLFMMFAGGPLGTGRQWFSWIHLDDLVNLIYKSLTNPAYKGVINGTAPNPVRLSELCERLGRVIGRPSWLPVPEFALKAVLGEGASVVLEGQKVLPVKAKELGFSYRYPYVKDALKAIARDL from the exons ATGGGCTTCCCCACCCCGCTGAAGTTGAAGCCTCCCGTCGGAAGATATTCGCCGCTGGCCACGATGGCCGCAACGCGGAGGTTCATGCGCATGCGCTGCGCCCTCAACTCTGACGACCCATCCTTGCTTGTG CCTTCCATGACTGTGTCCATCACTGGCGCCACAGGTTTCATTGGCCGCAGATTGGTTGAAAAGCTTCTTTCTG ATGATCACAAAGTTTGCGTCTTAACACGGTCTGCGAGCAAGGCTGCGTCAGTTTTTCCTG CTTCGACCTATCCTGGAGTCACAATAGCCGAAGAAGGAGATTGGGAGGCATGTGTGAAAAGCTCCTCCGCTGTTGTTAACTTGGCAGGCATGCCCATAAGCACAAGATGGTCACCGgag ATTAAAAGGGAAATTAAGCAAAGCCGGATCAATGTTACATCAAAGGTGGTGAATTACATAAATAATGCTGATGCTCGGCCCTCAGTATTTGTGAGTGCGACTGCTATTGGCTACTACG GTACCAGCGAAATCCATAGCTTTGATGAATCAAGTCCATCAGGCAATGACTATCTAGCAGAg GTGTGCAGAGAATGGGAGGCCAGAGCGCGTGAAGTAAACCAGGAGGATGTTAGGCTTGTGCTTCTCCGGATTGGGGTTGTTCTTGGCATGGACGGCGGTGCTCTAG CAAAGATGATTCCCCTTTTCATGATGTTTGCCGGTGGTCCTCTGGGGACCGGACGCCAATG GTTTTCATGGATTCATCTGGACGACCTGGTGAACCTCATATACAAATCTCTAACGAACCCTGCATACAAAG GTGTGATCAACGGAACCGCACCTAACCCAGTGCGTCTATCGGAGCTGTGTGAGCGGCTAGGGAGAGTTATCGGACGACCATCCTGGTTGCCCGTGCCAGAATTCGCGCTCAAAGCGGTGCTTGGTGAAGGCGCTTCTGTG GTGTTGGAGGGGCAAAAGGTTCTACCCGTGAAGGCCAAGGAACTGGGCTTCTCCTATAGATATCCTTATGTTAAAGACGCTCTCAAGGCTATTGCCCGAGATCTATAG
- the LOC133920189 gene encoding epimerase family protein SDR39U1 homolog, chloroplastic isoform X1: MGFPTPLKLKPPVGRYSPLATMAATRRFMRMRCALNSDDPSLLVPSMTVSITGATGFIGRRLVEKLLSDDHKVCVLTRSASKAASVFPGKNSSCVSSIAASTYPGVTIAEEGDWEACVKSSSAVVNLAGMPISTRWSPEIKREIKQSRINVTSKVVNYINNADARPSVFVSATAIGYYGTSEIHSFDESSPSGNDYLAEVCREWEARAREVNQEDVRLVLLRIGVVLGMDGGALAKMIPLFMMFAGGPLGTGRQWFSWIHLDDLVNLIYKSLTNPAYKGVINGTAPNPVRLSELCERLGRVIGRPSWLPVPEFALKAVLGEGASVVLEGQKVLPVKAKELGFSYRYPYVKDALKAIARDL; encoded by the exons ATGGGCTTCCCCACCCCGCTGAAGTTGAAGCCTCCCGTCGGAAGATATTCGCCGCTGGCCACGATGGCCGCAACGCGGAGGTTCATGCGCATGCGCTGCGCCCTCAACTCTGACGACCCATCCTTGCTTGTG CCTTCCATGACTGTGTCCATCACTGGCGCCACAGGTTTCATTGGCCGCAGATTGGTTGAAAAGCTTCTTTCTG ATGATCACAAAGTTTGCGTCTTAACACGGTCTGCGAGCAAGGCTGCGTCAGTTTTTCCTGGTAAGAACTCAAG TTGCGTATCATCGATCGCAGCTTCGACCTATCCTGGAGTCACAATAGCCGAAGAAGGAGATTGGGAGGCATGTGTGAAAAGCTCCTCCGCTGTTGTTAACTTGGCAGGCATGCCCATAAGCACAAGATGGTCACCGgag ATTAAAAGGGAAATTAAGCAAAGCCGGATCAATGTTACATCAAAGGTGGTGAATTACATAAATAATGCTGATGCTCGGCCCTCAGTATTTGTGAGTGCGACTGCTATTGGCTACTACG GTACCAGCGAAATCCATAGCTTTGATGAATCAAGTCCATCAGGCAATGACTATCTAGCAGAg GTGTGCAGAGAATGGGAGGCCAGAGCGCGTGAAGTAAACCAGGAGGATGTTAGGCTTGTGCTTCTCCGGATTGGGGTTGTTCTTGGCATGGACGGCGGTGCTCTAG CAAAGATGATTCCCCTTTTCATGATGTTTGCCGGTGGTCCTCTGGGGACCGGACGCCAATG GTTTTCATGGATTCATCTGGACGACCTGGTGAACCTCATATACAAATCTCTAACGAACCCTGCATACAAAG GTGTGATCAACGGAACCGCACCTAACCCAGTGCGTCTATCGGAGCTGTGTGAGCGGCTAGGGAGAGTTATCGGACGACCATCCTGGTTGCCCGTGCCAGAATTCGCGCTCAAAGCGGTGCTTGGTGAAGGCGCTTCTGTG GTGTTGGAGGGGCAAAAGGTTCTACCCGTGAAGGCCAAGGAACTGGGCTTCTCCTATAGATATCCTTATGTTAAAGACGCTCTCAAGGCTATTGCCCGAGATCTATAG
- the LOC133920190 gene encoding pentatricopeptide repeat-containing protein At5g66520-like codes for MHGMATAAALQLLCRPSLSTAQLRQLHAHLLTSSLLADRFLPNILLRSLLPTSPLRALRLFPRLRRILPDFRPNNYTFSFLLTAASSLLPPSTPQESQRHAQRLVSSLHALAVLLAYDAHTYVSNGLIHAYASHGLLRSARRLFDESLSSCRTDVCSWTSLLTGYAKAGRVDEARALFDAMPRRNDVSWSAMLSAYVDAGSFTDAVQLFEDMLRSGVRPNRAAVVGVLAACGALGALEQGRWVHASVAGGRGRGGHDMDGVVATALVDMYAKCGNLDTARQVFVAATAEQRDVFAYTAMISGLSDHGRCREAIDLLGQMQAEGVRPNEVTFICVLTACGRAGLVERAKEIFCSMAAVYGIEPGVEHYGCLVDVLSRAGRLAEALDVVRAMRMRPDSYVLGALLNACTAHGDVELGKRVVEWLAELGLDHSGVHVQLSNMYAGWSKWEDVVKVRRTMEERKVVKVPGCSMVEVDGVACEFVAGDRSHPEVMAAARDLDGQLRLLGQDCYLEDVESSGQ; via the coding sequence atgcatggcatggccacggcggcggcgctgcagcTGCTGTGCCGGCCGTCGCTGAGCACCGCGCAGCTCCGGCAGCTGCACGCGCACCTACTCACGTCCTCGCTCCTCGCCGACCGCTTCCTCCCTAACATCCTCCTCCGCTCGCTGCTCCCGACCTCCCCACTCCGCGCCCTCCGCCTCTTCCCCCGCCTCCGACGCATCCTCCCCGACTTCCGCCCCAACAACTacaccttctccttcctcctcaccGCCGCATCTTCCTTACTACCTCCAAGCACACCTCAAGAATCCCAGAGGCACGCGCAGCGCCTCGTCTCCTCGCTGCACGCCCTCGCCGTCCTCCTCGCCTACGACGCCCACACCTACGTCTCCAACGGCCTCATCCACGCCTACGCCTCCCACGGcctcctccgctccgcccgCCGCCTGTTCGACGAGAGCCTCTCCTCCTGCAGAACGGACGTCTGCTCCTGGACATCACTCCTCACCGGCTACGCCAAGGCCGGCCGAGTGGACGAGGCGCGCGCCCTGTTCGACGCAATGCCCCGCAGGAACGACGTCTCCTGGAGCGCCATGCTCAGCGCCTACGTCGATGCGGGCAGCTTCACCGACGCCGTGCAGCTGTTCGAGGACATGCTGAGGTCCGGCGTGAGGCCGAACAGGGCGGCGGTTGTTGGGGTGCTGGCCGCCTGCGGTGCGCTTGGGGCGCTCGAGCAGGGAAGGTGGGTGCACGCCTCTGTCGCTGGTGGCAGAGGCCGGGGTGGTCATGACATGGACGGCGTGGTGGCCACGGCGCTCGTCGACATGTACGCCAAGTGTGGGAACCTGGACACGGCGAGGCAGGTGTTCGTGGCCGCCACAGCGGAGCAGCGCGACGTGTTTGCGTACACGGCCATGATCTCGGGGCTCTCGGACCACGGCCGCTGCCGGGAGGCCATCGACCTGTTGGGGCAGATGCAGGCGGAAGGGGTGCGGCCGAACGAGGTCACCTTCATCTGCGTGCTCACCGCCTGCGGCCGCGCGGGGCTTGTGGAGCGCGCCAAGGAGATATTCTGCAGCATGGCCGCGGTGTACGGCATCGAGCCCGGCGTGGAGCACTACGGGTGCCTGGTGGACGTCCTCAGCCGCGCTGGGCGGCTCGCGGAGGCCCTGGACGTGGTGCGGGCGATGCGAATGAGGCCCGATTCGTACGTGCTAGGCGCACTGCTGAACGCGTGCACGGCACACGGCGACGTCGAGCTCGGCAAGCGTGTGGTGGAGTGGCTGGCAGAGCTGGGGCTGGACCACAGCGGTGTCCACGTGCAGCTGTCCAACATGTACGCCGGGTGGAGCAAGTGGGAAGACGTTGTCAAGGTCCGGAGGACCATGGAGGAGAGGAAGGTGGTAAAGGTGCCCGGGTGCAgcatggtggaggtggatgggGTCGCATGCGAGTTTGTGGCCGGCGACCGGTCGCATCCGGAGGTGATGGCAGCTGCCAGAGACCTCGACGGGCAGCTCAGGCTGTTGGGCCAGGACTGCTACCTCGAGGACGTGGAGTCCAGCGGGCAATGA
- the LOC133920192 gene encoding protein BRICK1, with translation MGRGGGMGNPVNVGIAVQADWENREFISNISLNVRRLFDFLLRFEATTKSKLASLNEKLDILERKLEVLEVQVSSATTNPSVFN, from the exons ATGGGTCGCGGCGGCGGGATGGGGAATCCGGTGAACGTTGGGATTGCGGTGCAGGCGGACTGGGAGAACCGGGAGTTCATCTCCAACATCTCCCTCAACGTCAGACGCCTCTTCGACTTCCTCCTCAGATTTG AAGCTACGACGAAGAGCAAACTAGCGTCTTTGAATGAGAAGCTTGACATCTTAGAGCGGAAACTGGAGGTGCTTGAAGTCCAAGTGAGCAGCGCAACAACCAATCCTTCTGTTTTCAACTAG
- the LOC133920191 gene encoding uncharacterized protein LOC133920191 isoform X2 translates to MEDVTPVFYPLPTTRDFLKAPVLVAFFDLFVPPSLLHQLLFFCQSGARAPPRLASIENDLNRNPRGEGAIFHVMMNVLSSHPQNMKLRIQEISHSHKRRSCRVQCPYALDSPCGGAGGHLALVHPRWRRHPFVAVRAASGSGGESSSDEDDDDQEKQARKRFACIIKQSTFCSGVALGLGCPGRIWNG, encoded by the exons ATGGAAGATGTGACTCCGGTGTTTTATCCCCTTCCAACCACAAGAGACTTTCTCAAGGCTCCGGTGCTTGTTGCCTTCTTCGATCTCTTtgtccctccctccctcctccatcAGCTACTTTTCTTCTGTCAGTCAGGagctcgagctcctcctcgcctcgccTCCATCGAAAATGACTTGAATCGCA ATCCAAGAGGTGAAGGTGCCATCtttcatgtgatgatgaatgTTCTCTCAAGCCACCCCCAAAATATGAAGCTTCGGATTCAGGAGATCTCTCACAGTCACAAACGGAGGTCCTGCAGGGTTCAATGTCCATACGCACTGGACTCCCCTTGTGGAGGAGCAGGGGGACATCTAGCACTTGTTCATCCCCGCTGGAGGCGTCATCCATTCGTTGCAGTCAGAGCAGCCAGTGGCAGCGGAGGAGAATCGAGCAGtgatgaagacgatgatgaccaagaaaagcaagcaagaaagagGTTTGCTTGTATTATCAAGCAAAGTACATTCTGCTCTGG GGTAGCTCTGGGTCTGGGTTGTCCAGGGAGGATCTGGAACGGCTAG
- the LOC133920191 gene encoding uncharacterized protein LOC133920191 isoform X1, whose translation MEDVTPVFYPLPTTRDFLKAPVLVAFFDLFVPPSLLHQLLFFCQSGARAPPRLASIENDLNRNPRGEGAIFHVMMNVLSSHPQNMKLRIQEISHSHKRRSCRVQCPYALDSPCGGAGGHLALVHPRWRRHPFVAVRAASGSGGESSSDEDDDDQEKQARKRFACIIKQSTFCSGSGSGLSREDLERLVGLDDARFNGFDLAILIRNKYVDHRMSRS comes from the exons ATGGAAGATGTGACTCCGGTGTTTTATCCCCTTCCAACCACAAGAGACTTTCTCAAGGCTCCGGTGCTTGTTGCCTTCTTCGATCTCTTtgtccctccctccctcctccatcAGCTACTTTTCTTCTGTCAGTCAGGagctcgagctcctcctcgcctcgccTCCATCGAAAATGACTTGAATCGCA ATCCAAGAGGTGAAGGTGCCATCtttcatgtgatgatgaatgTTCTCTCAAGCCACCCCCAAAATATGAAGCTTCGGATTCAGGAGATCTCTCACAGTCACAAACGGAGGTCCTGCAGGGTTCAATGTCCATACGCACTGGACTCCCCTTGTGGAGGAGCAGGGGGACATCTAGCACTTGTTCATCCCCGCTGGAGGCGTCATCCATTCGTTGCAGTCAGAGCAGCCAGTGGCAGCGGAGGAGAATCGAGCAGtgatgaagacgatgatgaccaagaaaagcaagcaagaaagagGTTTGCTTGTATTATCAAGCAAAGTACATTCTGCTCTGG CTCTGGGTCTGGGTTGTCCAGGGAGGATCTGGAACGGCTAGTCGGGCTTGACGATGCCAGGTTCAATGGATTCGATCTTGCAATCCTCATCAGGAACAAGTACGTAGATCATAGGATGTCACGCTCATAA